Genomic DNA from Longimicrobium sp.:
CCGCAGCCGCTCGGGCACGCGGTCGATGGCGATCACCCGCCCGGCGCCCATCATCCACGCGCTCTGGATGGAGAACTGGCCGACCGGGCCGCATCCCCACACCGCCACCGTGTCGCCCGGCTCGATGTCGGCGTTCTCGGCCGCCATCCACCCCGTGGGGAAGATGTCGGAGAGGAAGAGCACCTTCTCGTCGGGCAGGTCGTTCTCGATCTTCAGGCAGATGACGTTCGCATGCGGAACGCGGAGGTACTGCGCCTGCCCGCCGGGATACTCGCCGGTGAGCGCGGAGTAGCCGAAGAGCCCCGCCGGCGCGTGTCCCATCAGCTTCTGGGCGATCTCGGGCTTGCGGTTGGTGGTGTCGCAGCAGGACCACAGCCCCTTCTGGCAGAACCAGCACTCGCCGCAGCAGATGGTGAAGGGGATCACCACGCGGTCGCCGCGCTTCAGGTTGGTGACGGCGCTCCCCACCTCTTCCACAATCCCCATGGGCTCGTGGCCCATGATGTCGCCCGGCTTCATGAAGGGGACGTAGCCGTCGTACAGGTGCAGGTCGCTCCCGCAGATGGCGGTGGAGGTGATGCGGACGATCGCGTCCGTGGGCTCCTCGATCACGGGATCGGGAACGTTGTCGCAACGAATGTCCTCCCTGCCGTGCCAGACCAGTGCCTTCATCCGAGCCTCCCCGCCTCTTCAGGGTTCCCTTCCCACGAGTGCCGGCGGACTACGCCCGCAGATCCGCCCGCTCCGAACACCGAGACCGCCCCGGCACGGCGGCCGCCCGCGAGGACGGCCGCGCGCGCCGGTCCGACTTCCGTGCGCTACGAGCGCGTCTTGCTGAGCGCCATCCCGTCGATGATGTCGAGCGCGGTCACCCCCAGCACCGCGCCGATGGCGATGGCCAGGTTGCGCTTGTTGGCGTCCTCGCTGCGGAACCCCGCGCCGAGCGATGCCAGGTCGACCGCGTCACCCGCCACGCGGTTCCAGATGAACGGGGCGATGCGGCTCCCCATCAGGATCCCCGCGCCGGCCGCGATCTCGCGCACCCCGTAGGCGCGGATGAGCTTCGCGTTCTCCACGCCCAGCCACTCCTCGAGCTGCCGCGTGCCGAGCAGCTCGAACAGCCCCAGCCCGATGCTGAACCATCCCAGCCCGACCGCCAGCCGCTTCCCCCACACGGGCGTCGCCAGCTCCGGCACGTCGGTGCGGATGCGGTTCACCTCGCTCCGAGGCCGCCCGTCGTGCGCGGGGGCGCGGCGCTGCGGCTCCCACGCCTCCCGGCGCCTCGGCGCTCCCGTCTGGTTCGCGTTCATGGTGGCGTCCATCTTCTTCTCCTGGCTGCAGTTACCAGCACCGGGCGCTTCCCCCGCGCGCCGTTTTGGGGGCGAACCCCTCTCGCACGCCCCGTGCCCGCCCGGCCGGACGATCCGTCGCAAACGGATGAAGTGCTACAGAGATTGGACGAGATGAGGATGTGCCATGAAGCCGGTAAAACAACGCGACCCACGCGGAGCCGCGGAGGGCGCGGAGAACTGCGGAGAGGAGCAATGGGCGAGGCAGACGTCTCCGCGTTTCCTCCGCGTTCTCCGCGCCTCCGCGCGAGACTCGTTTCCAGATCGAACGACTCGTGCTCCAGCCTGGGGAATCGGACTGGAGCACGAAGATGTCGTTCGGGAGATGGGGTTCAGCCGAGGCGGCGCAGGGTGATGGTGAGGGTGGCGTCGCCGACCTGCACCTCGCCGGTGGCATCGGCGGAGTCGAGGCCGCCGTCGAGCGACTCGGCCAGCACCTGCTCCATAATGAAGTCGCGGTGCTGCTGGATGGCGCGGCCCACCTGTCCGTCCGCGCCGGTGATCCCCAGCGCGATGCGCTCCTCCACGCGGAAGTTCGCGTCCTTGCGCATCACCTGGATCTGGCGCACCAGGTCGCGCGCCATCCCCTCCTCCACCAGCCACTCCGGCAGCTCCGTGTCGAGCGCCACCGTCAGCCGCTCGCCCGCGGCGACAAGGACGCCCTCGCGCGGCTTTGTCCGCCGCTGGAAGAGCTTCGCCGGGAGCGGCTCCTCCCATCCGGCCAGCGCGACGGGCTGCTCGCGGTCGTACTGCTCCACCGCGGCGCGCATGTCGCCGGGCTGCATGGTCTCCAGCAGCGCCTTCAGCTCCTTGATCCGCCCCTTCAGGAACGGCCCGGCCACGCCGAAGTCGAGGGACAGGAACGGCACCTCCAGCTGCTCCTGGCTGCGCAGGACGCTGACCTCCTTCACGTTCACCTGGTCGGCGATCAGGTCGCGCATGCGCTCGATGGCCGCCGCGTCGGCCGCATCCCCCGCGACCACCTCCATGCGCAGGAGCGGCTGGCGCACCTTCAGCCCGTGCTCGTTGCGCAGCCTGAGCGCCAGGGTGATGGCGTCGCGCGCCACCGCCGTGTCGGCCAGCACGCGCGCCGCGCCGTCGTGCACGGGGAAGTCTTTCGGCCAGCCGGCCAGGTGCACCGACTCGACGTCCGCCACCGATGCGTCGTAGCGCCGCACCACCTTCTGCCAGAGGGTC
This window encodes:
- a CDS encoding zinc-dependent alcohol dehydrogenase produces the protein MKALVWHGREDIRCDNVPDPVIEEPTDAIVRITSTAICGSDLHLYDGYVPFMKPGDIMGHEPMGIVEEVGSAVTNLKRGDRVVIPFTICCGECWFCQKGLWSCCDTTNRKPEIAQKLMGHAPAGLFGYSALTGEYPGGQAQYLRVPHANVICLKIENDLPDEKVLFLSDIFPTGWMAAENADIEPGDTVAVWGCGPVGQFSIQSAWMMGAGRVIAIDRVPERLRMAKEFGKAEVLDFSEGHVYDRIQELTSGRGADRCIDAVGAEAHAFGSFDAIMDGVKVLLMQETDRPHVLREAIMCCRKGGTISVPGVYVGLGDKIPLGALMNKGIAIKTGQTHMLRYMEPLLRRVEAGDIDISFVITHRLPIDQGPNAYKTFREKQDGCIKVVLKPWENGAHA